A section of the Pirellulales bacterium genome encodes:
- a CDS encoding SDR family oxidoreductase, which yields MTARVAIVTGASRGIGEATALELAARGYDLTITARDRAALDRVRDSIEKSGRRARVVAGDLADLDFARQIVEQSIAEFGRIDVLVNNAAWRELISMRHITLESWERTLRICLTTPAFLARWAAASMEQRRSGVIINVSSMMSRQVAGISPAYIAAKGALESLTYELAALYGPRGIRVLTVSPGAIDTEMSNDYPEGEGEDASRLTRQYSEDMIMLGRWGTAVEIARLIAFAASEDASYLTATTLTADGGWQRQHMPKSLCAKQLPGDFP from the coding sequence ATGACTGCACGCGTTGCCATCGTGACCGGCGCGTCACGCGGGATCGGCGAAGCGACGGCCCTTGAGCTGGCCGCGCGGGGATACGATTTGACCATCACGGCCCGCGATCGCGCGGCGCTCGACCGGGTGCGCGATTCGATCGAGAAATCGGGCCGGCGCGCGCGCGTCGTGGCCGGCGACCTGGCCGATCTCGACTTCGCCAGGCAGATTGTCGAGCAGTCGATCGCCGAGTTCGGCCGGATCGACGTGCTGGTGAACAACGCCGCCTGGCGAGAGTTGATCTCGATGCGGCACATCACGCTGGAAAGCTGGGAACGCACGCTGAGGATTTGCCTGACGACGCCCGCTTTCCTGGCGCGGTGGGCCGCGGCCTCGATGGAACAGCGGCGCAGCGGCGTGATCATCAACGTATCGAGCATGATGTCCCGCCAAGTCGCGGGCATCAGCCCGGCCTACATCGCCGCGAAGGGCGCGCTGGAATCGCTGACGTATGAACTGGCGGCGCTGTACGGACCGCGCGGCATTCGCGTCCTCACCGTCAGCCCCGGCGCGATCGACACCGAAATGAGTAACGACTATCCCGAGGGCGAGGGCGAGGACGCCTCGCGACTGACGCGCCAGTACAGCGAGGACATGATTATGCTCGGCCGCTGGGGAACGGCGGTCGAGATTGCGCGGCTGATCGCCTTCGCCGCCAGCGAGGACGCTTCTTACCTGACCGCGACCACCTTGACGGCCGATGGCGGCTGGCAGCGGCAGCATATGCCCAAGAGTTTATGCGCCAAGCAATTGCCGGGAGACTTCCCATGA